In Cytobacillus oceanisediminis, the following proteins share a genomic window:
- the eutH gene encoding ethanolamine utilization protein EutH: MEIVGKIVIYIIMACAVAGAFAAIRNSDEGLGKQFMEGLHAVGHIFVPAAGIMASIPYLSWFIDKVCGPFFAAIGADPAIAATAILATDMGGYQLAEVLKQTQEGWIMAMIVGFMAGATIVFSIPMGLAMLDKRDHKYMALGVMSGVLTIPIGAFISSVIIAVSSSSFRDFISTSGEAKYQFALGLGQILLNLSPLLIFVVLIALGLYFLPDLMINGFMWFGRILDAGIKLVLVFSIVEIFTGLFSTVFGGWGFHPIMADSEDQFRALETAGYIGIMLAGAFPMVYLLQKYAGGPLEALGRKVGLSKEGSAGIVATIANILAMFKLVRTMPPKDKVINISFAVCAAFLLGDHLSFTANFQPTLILPIIAGKISAGVIGIGLAYWLSVPKALELEKKDREAGIIGKDEYLTKEEKVKKAI, translated from the coding sequence ATGGAAATCGTAGGTAAAATTGTTATTTACATTATCATGGCTTGTGCTGTAGCTGGAGCCTTTGCAGCCATCCGCAACAGTGATGAGGGGTTAGGAAAGCAATTTATGGAGGGTCTTCATGCCGTAGGCCATATTTTTGTTCCGGCTGCCGGGATCATGGCTTCCATTCCATATTTATCTTGGTTTATCGATAAGGTCTGCGGTCCATTTTTTGCTGCGATCGGGGCAGATCCTGCAATAGCTGCAACTGCCATATTGGCAACCGATATGGGCGGCTACCAGTTAGCTGAAGTGTTAAAGCAAACACAGGAAGGCTGGATCATGGCGATGATTGTCGGTTTTATGGCGGGTGCAACCATTGTTTTCTCCATACCGATGGGCCTGGCCATGCTTGATAAGAGAGACCATAAATATATGGCTCTTGGTGTGATGTCAGGCGTTTTGACCATTCCAATCGGTGCTTTCATTTCAAGTGTGATTATTGCGGTTTCCAGCTCAAGTTTCAGGGATTTCATTTCCACATCCGGCGAGGCAAAATATCAGTTCGCGCTCGGTTTGGGACAAATCTTATTGAATTTAAGTCCGCTTTTAATCTTTGTTGTCCTGATTGCACTTGGGTTATATTTCCTGCCAGATTTAATGATCAACGGGTTCATGTGGTTTGGACGTATATTAGATGCGGGAATTAAGCTGGTTTTGGTCTTTTCCATCGTGGAAATTTTTACTGGATTATTCTCAACTGTTTTTGGAGGATGGGGCTTCCACCCAATCATGGCGGATTCGGAGGATCAGTTCCGGGCGCTTGAGACTGCCGGCTATATTGGGATCATGCTTGCCGGTGCATTTCCGATGGTTTATCTTCTTCAAAAGTATGCCGGCGGCCCGCTGGAGGCACTTGGCCGTAAAGTGGGATTAAGCAAGGAAGGGAGTGCTGGGATAGTTGCCACAATCGCGAACATCCTTGCGATGTTTAAATTGGTCAGAACAATGCCGCCTAAAGATAAAGTCATTAATATTTCCTTTGCAGTCTGTGCGGCTTTTTTGCTTGGTGACCATTTATCCTTTACAGCAAATTTTCAGCCAACACTAATCCTTCCAATTATAGCCGGTAAAATTTCTGCTGGGGTCATCGGAATCGGTTTAGCGTACTGGCTATCTGTGCCTAAGGCTCTGGAATTGGAGAAAAAAGACCGTGAAGCTGGTATTATCGGAAAAGATGAATATTTAACGAAAGAAGAAAAAGTAAAAAAAGCAATATAA
- a CDS encoding ANTAR domain-containing response regulator has translation MKKRIMVVEDESIVRMDLSLMLQDAGYEVVAEAGDGERAVELAFSLKPDLILMDIKMPNLNGLKASEIISNKINTPILLLTAYSQREYIDKAKQANILGYLVKPVNEASLIPAVEIALRQAENANAFREQVESMNQKLNERKIVEKAKGILMQKFNMPEEDAFRKMRKISMNKQVTLENVAKRIIVKYNA, from the coding sequence GTGAAAAAAAGAATTATGGTTGTGGAGGATGAATCAATTGTCCGCATGGACTTAAGCTTGATGCTCCAGGACGCTGGCTATGAAGTAGTTGCTGAGGCAGGCGATGGTGAAAGGGCAGTCGAGCTTGCTTTTTCATTAAAGCCTGATTTAATCCTAATGGATATCAAGATGCCTAATCTGAATGGACTAAAAGCAAGTGAAATCATTTCCAATAAAATCAATACACCCATCCTGCTCCTTACAGCATATAGTCAGCGGGAATATATTGATAAAGCCAAACAGGCAAATATACTCGGCTACCTTGTTAAGCCTGTTAATGAAGCCAGTCTGATTCCCGCGGTTGAGATTGCGCTTAGGCAGGCAGAGAATGCAAATGCATTCCGGGAACAAGTGGAATCCATGAATCAAAAGTTAAATGAAAGAAAAATAGTTGAAAAAGCAAAAGGCATTTTAATGCAAAAGTTTAACATGCCGGAAGAAGATGCTTTTAGGAAAATGCGAAAGATCAGCATGAACAAACAGGTTACACTGGAAAATGTGGCAAAGCGTATCATAGTAAAATATAACGCTTAA